TAGCAAGGCCCCTGGAAAAGGTAACACGAGATAGCTACGCGGATTCCCCTTTCGTGGATGACATAGCCCTTGTAGGTGTCCCGAAAGGATGCGTGCCGCCAGCCATGACGCTTTACGACGGAACCACGGACCCTcttgaccatatcaaccactacaagcaaaAGATGATGGTGACCACTGCGACAGGCTCCTTGAAAGAGGCCTGTATGTGTAAAGGGTTTGGATCCACCCTATCCGGAGCTGCCTTGCAATGGTTCGTCAGCCTGCCCAACAGGAGCATAACCTGCTTTGCCGACCTAGTCAATGCCTTTCACCAGCAGTTTGCCAGCAGCCGCAGACCAGAAAAACAAACCAGCGACCTATACCGAATAGTGCAGGGACCTGAAGAGGCTACCAGAGATTTTCTAAACAGGTTCAACAGGGAGAAGGTGGCAATCCCCCGGTGCGACATAGCCACCGCCATACAAGCTTTCCGCCAAGGGCTCCACCAGGACTCGGACTTATATAAAGATCTGACCAAATACCCATGCACTACCTTCGAGGAAGTACAAACAAAGGCAATCGCTGTTATGCGGCTGGAGGAAGACTCAGGGCCCAGGAGGGCTACCTATGGTGCTGACCATACATCTAGAGAGGCTCTTGTGGCAAACCTGACTCGGGAGAAGCACTGTTCCTATATCTACCAGTAACTGAGGTGGAAGTCAGTGAAGTAGTGGTACGACAGCAGGAAGAAGTTCAACATACATTATACTATGTCAGTAAGTCTCTGGTACCTGCAGGGACCAGGGTACCAGGAGGGGACTTGATCGTCCAAGCTTGAGTAGTCCCTGAAAGTCAAGCACCTGAAACCGTCCAAAACCAGACAGATCCCCGATTGCGGACCGGAATGCGGGGCGTACGCTCTCATTACTCAGGGGGGCAACATCCAAGCCAGGACCAAGTATTTCTACGGATCCAATAGATAACCATGCTACCGGAAGATCCATCGACGACTCGCTTCCGAATAACATTCAGAGAGAACAATTTCTGGAGGATCAACAAGGAGGTGAGGTATTCAGTGGTTGGTTGTTCGTTATCTTACATTGTGATCCTTGGCAGGGTAGAGATCCATGGTCTGGGGGCAGTGCATGTCGTTGAACCATCAATGAGTCCGAACGACCGAGGATCCGGAGATATGCAGCAACCGAATCTTTGAAACACCAAATTCTCAGAGATAAAATGAAATAATCGGAAGAAAAAACTTGCAAAACAAAGAGCTGCAGGAACCAGGGGCATTCTCGCAACCCGCTTGGAACATAACTAGTAATTGCTcaaagaagagaaaggtgatcagAGCAGTGTTTTGCATGCCCTCCACAAAAAATGGCGTGCAAGACATGCGCAGGGGCAAGAGCCTCTCCAACAATTCGCCGATGAGACCGCATATTTTGGTATATAGTCTATCGATACAACTCCACCAGATTCCAGTTTCAGCTTTATCGTCATCACCTCTCAATTTTTAAAGACGACATATGTTGGTACACATCTACCGAGATACAACTCGCTGTGTCTCGGGTTTTGCTAAGTGTTCCTATCTTTCTAAGAGCCCTGATTTCTGattaaactttaaaaaaaaaaaaaaaaaaaaaaaaatctttttagGTTCCTTCTCAAATCTTTTGACTTTTAACTTCCATTGGCATGCTCAAACTTTTGAACTATAAATAATTTTTAGCATGTTTTAAGCATTATGAATCTTAAACCCTAGCTTATCTATAGTACATTCTCAAGACCTACTTTTAAAGCATTTCTGAAATCATGTGTTTTGGAGAAAGGAGCTTGCAAAAACTAATCTGATGGAGTTTGTATGTCTATACAGTGAAGCGTGGGCCTATGGCTGAGTACCCATAGATCGGACGAACGAGGCTCCTGTAGTACTCAGCACCCACGCAAGCGGGGCCCCTCTGAACAGAGTAGGCAATTGAATCCTAGAGCCTCCAATCAACGAAGGCCGGCAATAAAACAACGAAAAAGGGTGCACGCACGATAAAACAAAAGTACGCCAGAAACGGCAGAATACAAAACAAACGGTAGAACACTCGCGACTTTATAACACACGCTCAAACGTGATCGTTATCACGACACATTGATAGACATTGCATTCACAAAGATATAAAGGTCACAACGGTGTCTAGCCACCATATAGAGTAAATAATACATTAGTAAATCGTCGTTGCATCACTGACATTTTTCAGGTACCAGCTGCATACTAATTGCAGGAGCAAGTTCTGCTCGAGGTTCTCACCACCAGAATTACCCCTGACACTCAGAGGCAGAACGGTAAAGTTAGGAGGAGGCTGGTCCCACTGGACTCGCATCCACGGTTCCATCCGCTGGACCCAAAGAATCTCCATCGGGACCCGAATCCATCAAAGATCTACTAGCTCGACCCAACATCCATAAGCTTTCATGAGCGGGACCTGTGGTCCATCACTTCCATCAAGATCCTTCAAAGATCTACTAGCTCGGCCAACATCCATGAGCTTTCATGAGCAGGACCAGCGTCCATCAAAGCATCCACCAAATTTGAAATCCATGTGTCGATATCCGGAAAACATCTATTTGCCGCTATTTCAGTAGGAGAACCGTAGAGAGCCCGAAAGAAGATCCGGAGGAGGCAACTTTGCCTATCTGTCAACCTCACTCCAATGAGCATCTACCAGCAGGGCTCCGCCTGGATACCTCCACGGCCTTACTTCAcatgagcaaaaaaaaaaaaaaaaaaaaaagagaccgAGAATCGTCACGGGGAGCCATATACTATGTTCCAGCAAGAGCAAGCAGATTAGACTACCAGGAGCCTGGAGTAAAAATCTGGAAGTACAAGTCTAGGTGCAGAGAAGAGGTTCAGAACTATGTCCGAGGTATAAGCAGTGTGCGCTTGTTCTAGCAGGAATAACAACGGCGTCAAATCCTAGAAGACTAATTTCCCTCCTCATTGGAAACCGAGAAGGAaaattgggggcaattgttagtACCAAATTTTACACAATTTGTATGCGCCACGTGTCGAACAAGGATTGGCTATGACGATGTGACATGGGTCGGTGACATAGCATAAAGGTCAACAAGTCAACTAACAATATCCTATTCATAAGTAACGACTGCTACAAATCAGGAGGAGAATGTGGTGGAGGTTACAACCATTAAACCCTACAACATCTATATTTGAAATAATTAAGATGAGCATCTAATGGGGCATTGAGTGCATTAAGTGGGGGAGAAAAGTCTATAACGGCTATCGAAAAAGGAGGAGAGTCAAGGGGGACTGTTAGAGTAAAAATAGGAAAGTAGGTGACTGAGTAAGAGAAGGGCAACACACCTATAAAAGGAGGTGGAAAGCAAAGATAAGAGGGACCAACTTTTCATGGAGGGAGAGGGATAAAATAATAGAAACATACAAGTAACATCTCATCATATTATACCACCATCGGCATCATTGATCCATATCTACACAACAACAACACTCTTGAATCCAGAAATTACACTCAGGCTCCAGCAGCAGTTCCAGCAGAAACTCCGGCAGAGGCTCCAGCTTAAACTCCGACAGAGGATCCAGCAGGAAGCATTCCTAAAGAGCCTTATTTCCTAGCCTTTATCTTGTACTTCCATTAAAATATCTCCTAAAGAATTATAGTGCAtacttggtgggattccgactccccccgcggttgttcccacaccgggttttccgcgtcaccaaaaactcTTTGCGTCGATCTTTCTTTCATtgtcttttactttattttgcgCCGTGATTCTTTAATTCGCTCGTAGTTATAGACGGTCACTTTGACTCACTAATCAAAACAACTAACCGGTAAATTTTACCCAAAacatatataaagcagaaacttttcgagcgatattagagagtccaacttttttagaaattcTAACAAAAGTAGATTTCgaaaaaagttaaataaataataaataaaattatcctaataaaagtatatttcttagtatttaaaacaaattttaataaaattatcctaatataagtagatcaaatatattttaataaaattatcttaatataagtagatcaaatatattttaataaaattatcctaatataagtagattaaaattaTCAAATAGATAATAGAAATTCATAATAGTTCAAGTTATCGTATTTATTTTCCCCAACTTATGGTCTCATACATTTTTAGTTTGTATTCTCAcatcaaaattcaagaagctgACGGATAAAAGATGAATTTATTTATTAAAGTGTTATGTTAAGATGATGTAGTGTAATCTTACGTAATTACACGAAGTATAAATTACAATTTCATCAAAATGTAATCACTAAATAATCATTGGAGTGTGTGTATAGAAATcataaacataaatgcctccgtGTACATTCAAGGTATCAATACATAAAACATTTCACTAATCTAAATATGTTACTATTTTTTTTTAACTAATTTACTTTCTATAAGAATGTGGAGACCATTAGATGGAGGAATGAAACCGAGAAAACCTGAAATAGAATTTGGgggtttaaacaactcaaagctTTTGTGTAACCATGGAACAATTCACAGTGTTATTcatatgatgaattgatgatcgATTGTAGACTCACGCATTAGTAGTATCACCTAATTTCATCTACTACAAAATTTCATATAAACCCCCAGCATATATCCAAGTAATTTAACCATTACGAAATAGTAAGTGCTACATACTCAAAATACActatgtaactaattatatggtatattaatgtcatacacattattcatatactatatctTATATTTCATTATAAAAATTAACTGAAACCTAAAAAACGAGCTTAAAAGATAACTGAAAATTCGGAACCGATCAGTTAACCGATTAAATAACAATTGCTTTTTAAACTAACCGAAAGaaagctttttttttttataatatggCATAAAAGGACATTGTAAGTACTTCATATTTGATATTATAAATtgaagtattaaaaaaaaaacaggtaGCTTATTTCTCATATGCTtcgcttattttggtaaataatttattcACTAAATACTTACAACAAAAAAATGAAAGTTTTATTTTTTTCGAAACAGagcctaaatatgagatttttaatTTCATGATCTCTTGACCTTTATaatatcaaattaatttctttttgatattttttttgacTCATGTTTACTTACTTTTGAACCTATTGTTAGGAGTTAATCTCATgttccatttttaattttataaacttgaataataaaataaatagctatgtgttcagaataaatattagcaatgAGACATTGTAACACAAAGTACGTATATATCATAATCATGAGAAATAGAATAAATAAgcaattggttcaaaataaatagCGTTCCATATAAGAAAATTGTTAActctacaataaaaaaaaaaacaaacttgatcaaaaggaaaatctatcacaattgtccaattatatctcttttgtcttggatgcgCGAATAATATAAAGAAAGTTTCGGACTCAAACCGAATTTTAAATCATGTCAACCATGGGACATGGGTAAATAAAATATCAGAAATATTTGAAAACTATAGAATAAGCGAGAATATAACATTTATATGGAACGAACTATTTTAAGATCTACACAAGTTCATCTATGGCTTTGAAATTTTTTACTTGTGACAACTAAgggcatgtaatttttctaaCTAATAATATGGGTATGAGAAAGCCTACATTCGTCCTGTCCCCTCGCCCGTATGACATCCTTGCTTTTAGGAGTCGTTTTTTCCCCTATTATTCGAGACTTTGTAGAGTATTTTAGTCCCGTTAGACTTTGGGAGCaaaattcattatcttttaggaattttACACTAAATGTCCATCATCCTCTTCCCAATGATCCTATGTATTGTTTTTGCAGAGTCGTCAATACATTAGTttgaccatgatttttgacatattaatggtcaaagttataaaCGACGTTTGACCCTTGAGAAGTAATGAGAAAGATGTTTATTAAGAAGTGAAGGGAGTATAGATGATGAATTTTTTAACATAACTCATAATGGTATGTTCTACCAAGTGTGGTATGTCGGTTATGTTGGTTAGGAACATCAACTCCGTAAGAGGACTATCTAAAGAGACAttgtcttattatcaatcgcctTGGAAAATTCGAAATAGAAAGGAAGATAATTACGGGTTCCAAAGTTGGCAAAAGGTACTGAACCGAGCATAGGAATGACTTCCTCAGATACAAAGATTCCTTTCGTTCTTAAGCGGAGACAATATACATTGAGGTTATGCTTCGCTAGACAATAAACAAGAGCCAGGGACAATCACTTAATCATGTTGGAATTTATGTGCTGAAACCAGTTTTTAGTAATGACCACCTTTACGTAGAAGCGTCAAGAGCAAAGTCATCCAAGGGGATTAAGGTTCTCATCGtgatagagaccaaatgtatcaaggccaAACGAAAGACATTATTTACAAAGAAATTTTCACAAATTTATCAAATTATGtatcgtattatatattttgcatgaaaCTTTTAAGGACAAGTAATCTTAATTGTAAATAGTCAAAGACTATTTCTATTAAAAATCAATGACGCGTGAGATTATAAGAATAATAACTCTTCAATCCAATTATATCTGTGAATGTTATACAACTGATGATATAGTCAATACCAAATGCCAACATTTTTGTTGCGTTTTTGTGAGGGGAACTGATGATTAATCTCTCCTCATCTAAATCAACTCCCGAATTTTTGTTGCTCTCATTTTGAGCATGGTTTgactttttattaaatttaatagttttctattaccAGACCATGGTAACTTAAATCAACGTTTCAGCGTTGCCATAAAATACTAACTTTGTAACTCAACGATTTTAAATgatgtcataaaactaataaaTGATGTTGCCCCATGCATTCTATGCaatagaatcacatatatttATGATTGTTATTTAGAGACTAATCAGTTTGGATTTGATGTTGCGAGAAGTTTATAAGCAGCAAATACTCTAAATTGTAAATATATATAatcaaggtaaaattatgtttaagagatttaacattttctttgaacacactatatataattatgataattgTTGTTTTACGTAACAACAttcagttttacgtagttgttgtAGGTTAAAATAATTTACAAGACTCATAAAGGTCTGTCTTCGTTATTAAGGATTCATTTTGGTGAGCTGCACCATATTTACTAAGAAAGCGTTTTTTATTGAATTAAAAACCAATTTGTGTTTGCAACAATGAAAAAGAAAAGTacatattataaataaatcactTGATGTTATAAGTACTATTAAATGTCAAATTTTTACGGTAAAAGCACTAATAATTCTTCAATCAACTATACCAACCATGAATTTTTTTCATCAATGATTCAACATAGTTAGACTTTTTTTGTTAACTTaagaatatatatttttacagataattctaataggagccccgtgcatcacacgggctttccaactagttgGATAATAAAGTAGGATATAAGATGAAACACGAGACAATAGTCCAAGACTAAAGGTCGTCTAAGTCGAGTCGGGTCGGGTAAATTACTTACCATCCAGCCAACCTCAATAGTTTCACGATGTGTTTCACTACTTGATGCTGCAATCCATATTTGTGACATACTTCCACCTTCTTCATTAGCGAAAGGCCTCCAATTATTAATTTTTGCATGTCCTCCTTGTATTTGTCCATCTTGTTCAATAAACACTAGGGCCCACTTTCATACCATcacaacaataaaattacaaaaaataaaaaatataaatcATAGGCACTGCCTGCCGCACTGGTCAATTGTTATCATTTGATTTTTTAGATACTAGTATATAATTATatactagttttaatcccgtgcaaaaaatgcagaGGTCAATTTTTGGATTATAACATACGAAATCTGTTAGTTAATACAATAGTTAGAGGTAtttaaaactttattacaacTTTTAATTTCTTTTAGTATTGATTGTGTATTTGTTAACATACAATACAAAAGTAAGTCTACAATTATTATTTTCCATATTTATTTAACACAAATTAGTACTATTTcaatcttatttatttatttaccttttttcataatatgagaaatattttaataaaaaataaatagatAAATGAGACGGAAGGAGCATGAAGCCTAGTAGCTATTCTAATAACGGCTATTAATCAATAAAATACAACCATCATGGCCTCATACATCCAATAAGTTATAGAAAatttacttaaaaaaaaaaagaaaagaaaaaagaatagTTGAAATAAACTCTAGATATTTCTCTTACTCTCACCCATCCCATCAATTTGTGTACTTTGCCGCACATACATCAAAATTCAAACCCTTcgtttctctctctctttatcaGCTATCTTTTTATGATTCATCTACTTGATCTCTTTATTCATCTACCCGATCTCATGCAAATTTAAAGTATTTGACTTTAATAATGAGGTCGATTAAAGAGAATAATCGGAAAAATTTCATGTAAGTATGATACAAAGCTTATACTCCGTATTTGGTTCTTGTTATATTCCGTttcatttattttaaaatttatattttttcgatttgaaaaaaaagtcttatttttatattattttgcgaAAATTTTCAAATCTACTTGTACTATATTGGTTATGTTATATTTGTTTGtatttattttaaagtttatattctttcgatttgaaaaaaaaatctcttattttttttttacgaaAAATTTCAGATCTTCTTGTAATAGGTTATGTTTacgaaaatttataaaatatcaTGTCAGTAATTGTAtaatgtataattttgtgtaaatTTTTAATTGGTAATTGAATAATAAGAGTAACAAAAGAATAGAAGTGCAATTAATTCTACTAAGATAGCGGCGGTCCCTACATAAAAAAATGGCTTTTTTCATCCCTAAAAAGCAGGAGCCAATGATAGTCCTTTAAAGAATTcggcttttatactaggtagatttgAGTATAAAAGAGCAAAATCTTTTAAATAATTTCCAATACATAACATAAAACATAGTCATGAGTTAGATTTTGTTTGATTTGTCGAGTACATTATTAAAAATAtcaaaattttataattttcaaAATGAAATAAGCATCGACAAACGTGTAAAAGACAAATGATAATAATTAACTGAAACAGAGAGAGTATTAGATATGTGGACGGATTTAAAAAAATAACGTGAAGAATTACTCGAGTCATGTATCTATTCAAATTTATGTATAGCCTATAGGCCGGCGGAATGTTGTCAAACTTGTTACGTTTTTTATTTATAAATGAGGTATTTACATGATATTGAAACTCCGTATCATCTTTAATTATAACTAGAGAAAAATAATATATATTTATACAAGAAAAAAAATACCTGATGTACATAATCTGAGTCGTCATTATTCTTTGTCATTAGAGCATCCGAAAAAGGTGGAAATTTTTTATTGAAAGTAGGGCTACCATTTCTTACAATAGGAATGGAACCTTGTGGACATTGGCCATTCTTATGCCATGATTGTGTTATGTCACCTTGTGATTTCAAGCTGCTAGTTGTACCGAAACTGGGTTCAAGCTGCCAAATCACaacaattaataattaaatatattatCATATGTGTGCCTGCACACAGTACAATGTAGAATGAACTCATGACAGAAACCCAATTATTTTATTTATGCATGCAAGTATTTTGTAATTTAGTAGTTCTACATAACCGTAATATGGATCTCAATCGAGTAATTAAATATATTATACGTGTGCCTGCACACTATACAATGTAGAATGAACTCATAACAGAAAtccaattgttttatttatgcatGCGAGTATTCTGTAATTTAGTAGTTCTACATAACCGTAATATGGATCTCTGATCGAGTAATTAAATATATTATACGTGTGCCCGCACACTATACAATGTAGAATGAACTCATGACAGAAAtccaattgttttatttatgcatGCGAGTATTTTATAAGTTAGTAGTTTTACATAACCGTAATATGGATCTCTGATCGAGTAATAGTCACGTTACGAGTAGTATTTATAGAAAGACAAACCTGAATAGTATGATTAAGTAGAAGTGGATGTGAAAAAGCGGGCTACTTATATATGTCCACACAATCTATCACCTCACCATCTTCTGTCAGCAATAGAAATTAGATTAAAACTAGAAATAACGAGACATATCTATAATTAAAATTTTCGGTTGACAATCTTTAGAGAGTTGGTAAATTTTAAATAATGTTGCAAAATTTTCGCCCTAAAAATTACAATGTCTCCCTTATGACAAAAGTAACAATTGTGATTATTTGTGAACTTGTGACTTGTTTTTGAGGTAGGTGGTTCAATCTCTATCATATTTGTCGTCAATTGTCTCGG
This sequence is a window from Silene latifolia isolate original U9 population chromosome 8, ASM4854445v1, whole genome shotgun sequence. Protein-coding genes within it:
- the LOC141594636 gene encoding uncharacterized protein LOC141594636 — its product is MATGDHRPCNTLASHQGGQFPEEPWLGGTSSGSYLPVSNPLAGTGSLLEQQYQELRDLMYRIPGVARPLEKVTRDSYADSPFVDDIALVGVPKGCVPPAMTLYDGTTDPLDHINHYKQKMMVTTATGSLKEACMCKGFGSTLSGAALQWFVSLPNRSITCFADLVNAFHQQFASSRRPEKQTSDLYRIVQGPEEATRDFLNRFNREKVAIPRCDIATAIQAFRQGLHQDSDLYKDLTKYPCTTFEEVQTKAIAVMRLEEDSGPRRATYGADHTSREALVANLTREKHCSYIYQ